Proteins encoded by one window of Nitrospirota bacterium:
- the pdhA gene encoding pyruvate dehydrogenase (acetyl-transferring) E1 component subunit alpha, which produces MPEKIIESFQIRRLDILNEKGEANGPLMPALSDDLIKKMYELFILLRTFDRYALNLHAEGRIGTYASVLGQEASQVGSALAIEKSDWIFPSFRESGVYLSMGYPPRMLLQYWSGDERGSRVPDDLNIFPVCVPVGTQIPHAVGAAAAAKYKGDKIAVVSYFGDGGTSKGDFHEGLNMAGVMKLPVVFICQNNHWAISVPLKQQTASKTIAQKAYAYGFDGIQVDGNDVFAVYKATKEAVDKARQGGGPTFIECVTYRMSDHTTADDAKRYRSQEEVDAWKSKDPLLRLKLFMEKKGLWSEQYGKEIEEKTKEIIEKEVREKESTKDPDPKDMFTYTYTNLTLRQMKQMKEVES; this is translated from the coding sequence ATGCCGGAAAAGATAATAGAGTCATTTCAAATAAGACGCCTCGATATTCTTAATGAGAAAGGCGAGGCGAATGGACCGCTCATGCCTGCTTTATCTGACGACCTGATAAAGAAGATGTACGAGCTGTTCATACTTTTGAGGACCTTCGACCGTTATGCCCTGAACCTCCACGCTGAAGGCAGGATAGGGACGTACGCCTCTGTTTTGGGACAAGAGGCGTCGCAGGTCGGAAGCGCGCTGGCAATTGAAAAGTCAGACTGGATATTCCCGTCTTTCAGGGAATCCGGCGTTTACCTCTCGATGGGATATCCGCCGCGTATGCTTCTTCAATATTGGTCCGGGGATGAAAGAGGCTCAAGGGTCCCCGATGACTTAAACATCTTTCCCGTTTGTGTGCCCGTGGGAACTCAAATCCCTCATGCCGTAGGCGCTGCGGCTGCGGCGAAATACAAAGGAGACAAGATCGCGGTTGTCAGCTATTTCGGCGACGGCGGCACCTCAAAAGGTGATTTCCACGAAGGGCTGAACATGGCAGGCGTTATGAAATTGCCCGTAGTATTTATCTGCCAGAACAACCATTGGGCCATATCCGTTCCGCTGAAACAGCAGACCGCCTCAAAGACCATCGCGCAGAAGGCGTATGCTTACGGCTTTGACGGCATTCAGGTAGACGGCAACGATGTCTTTGCTGTTTACAAAGCGACGAAAGAGGCCGTTGATAAGGCGAGGCAGGGCGGAGGGCCGACATTCATCGAATGTGTCACGTACAGGATGTCGGACCATACCACGGCGGATGACGCCAAAAGGTACCGCTCGCAGGAAGAAGTTGATGCGTGGAAATCGAAAGACCCTCTCCTGCGACTGAAACTGTTCATGGAAAAGAAAGGCCTCTGGTCGGAACAGTACGGAAAAGAAATCGAAGAGAAGACAAAAGAGATCATAGAAAAAGAGGTCAGGGAAAAAGAATCAACAAAAGACCCGGACCCGAAAGATATGTTTACGTACACATATACGAATTTAACATTAAGACAGATGAAGCAGATGAAGGAAGTTGAATCGTAA